Genomic window (Pyrus communis chromosome 13, drPyrComm1.1, whole genome shotgun sequence):
ctgcctagggctatgcaatcttgtacgcatCTATGTTGGTTTGCCTTGAGGCCTATGTTGGTTtgccttgaggcccattgccacccaacctatgtgacgttacagttggttactgggtacgaacctGACGCTTCGTATTTACAcgatttgggtgtgcattccatgtgccaagttgcgtTGTTGCAACATACCAACATGGGTCCTtaaaagaaggatgtgaatctttgtcgattatgattctccttcaccttagctctcttagagcccttgcaaGCGATCTCTTTACAGCTTatttgctgattgtcacttcaatgagacaatcttcccgccattagggggagataaTAATGCCAACGTTCCTGTAGAACAGCACGAAGTTGTGTGGAtgttgcccactatgtctcatctctaTCCTTGTACCGCACAAATGTGATAATCAAGTACGATAAATTCTAGCTTTTAGAATATTGCTCCAGATAtattcctctgatctagctaaagtgacgagatcatgaACCAGttgcaaacatgcctgcaaggataTACGTACTTAACGGAcatcgagtcaacatccctggaGGGTGTGCCATCCTTGTTGGACGGCTTGGACACCCTTGTTGGACGGTTCGGTATACCCGTGGATAACTAATCAATCTGTCTAGGCCTAAAGCACGACAAATCACTCGATTCATAGGATTCATTTCCCGAATAATGCGAAGTTGTGTGGAtgttgcccactatgtctcatctttATCCCTATACCGCACAAATGTGATAATTAAGTGCGATGAATTCTAGCTTTCAGAATATTGCTCCATACGTATTcttctgatctagctaaagtgatgagatcatataccagctgtaAACATGCttgcaaggatagacgtacttaacgAATGTTGAGTCAACATCCCTGAAGGGTGTGCCATCCCTGTTGTAGGGTGTGCCGTCCCTGTTGGACGGCTTGGACGACCTTGTTAGACGGTCCAGTATACCCGTGGATAACTAATCAATTTGTCTTGGCCTGGAGCACGACAAATCACTCGattcataggattcacttccctagaagaggaagacacGACAAAAAATAAATCTATACTTGATcgttgtctcaaatcatttccatctcatgagataaATCCGGATTACTctcgagacttgaagttcttggtccagtatactagtttggatgagaaaatggaattgaaatgagattaccattgatgatgttttcacttatatagTAGCTTccaacataaatgaaaagcgacgatattgaaccgtgttccgttgattaagtgaTAATGTATaactgattggacaaccgaAACTACAATCCAggttaaattccttaccaaagtgtgttttggaCCTATCTTTTCTACACTacccaaggtaaccctgttgtgttacaagtgggaaaggaagcgtaatgagatgaatgaaataatgtaATATGATGTAGGCCTTACGGTGCAAGATTTCTCTCCAACGTCCTGTGATTGATtgcagcattatgaaatgtggttagtgtttctcCATAGGGATATTGATATGGAGATTTACATAtaagttcccgaagaattacatggactgacttaaatagttccaaaccacggaacaccctcTCAACTCATTTAAGACATTCACTTATGGTTGAAGCAATCcggcggatgtggtatacccatttaagtgattgtttgatcagtcagggattgaatgaatgccCTTGCGTGTTAAACTAAGAAGTCTTATtctgaattgctagagttacagtttatgttgttgacatgaatctcactaatACTTTAGAAGAACTTGAGAAAACTGTCTCGCACCTGAACACGAAATTTCAGATGAATGATATTAGGAAAACTCATCTTGACTTGAAGTTCAAGCATTGTTTTGATGGTACTTTGGTCTACTAGTCGAACTACACCCCGAAGGTGTTACCTtttgagtatacctatgatcttccatatgctatatgcaaatgagacccttgaaaaGGTTAAGAAACTTGAAGTTCCATATATGAGTTCAACTTTGTGCTTGTTATACTTAGTTCATTACAATTAAAAAGAACATATCTTTCattgttgatctattggtaaagatgcagcacgGCGCCTACACGCAGCCATTGATTAATATTAAAGACGTTTCCGGCTATCCTGAAAATACTACGAATTTGGGCAAATCCCAACCCATCCCGAGCAAATCCAACCCCCTGATCCTCGGAATGATgattgccttgtttgttatgctgacgcAGGTTACTTATCAAGGTCGCACAAGGCACATCCCCGAATGGTTATGTATTTACCattagggatatcgcaatatcttgcaAGTCCACAAGATGACCTTAGTTGTGAAATCTTCGAAatgttccaagactcacctcacttcactactccacacgtgagacatggttaggagttcttgttgagcatattcgaagtacttgttattttcatccatcgttgagtctcAACAACGATCCATAAAGACTATGTTGTACGTATCAACctgaccaagacatgatacatcaacaaagtTGACATCAAGACATTACGTCTACATCTACATCAACAAAGCATTAGGAGATTGAAGTTATGCAAACcaatcccagacaaccttgccgacctctacaTGACGTCATTGCTAAAGTCAACATTCCAGGAGCTTGTCCGAGGacttggtatgcctaactattctTATGCGATGCttatagttctcatttggaagttctgtcaaacttagggggagtatctagaagtatactcacttgatcttaatgtattctttttctttacgaTTATGAACATTTTTTCCACTGGGTTTTTgttacctaactaggttttaacgaggcacccatcctggactgatcatacccttgtgagctcttctacttaCGTCCAGAAGATGTATAGTTTTGATTTAatataacttctcacttttcttcttagtctatgggtttttctcccaccttgggttttaccatagcgaggttttgtgagttttacctttttatgcattcttttgttaatttgaGACTCACATTCTCTCATTGTGCTGACAACTTCCTCAACTGTACTTACTTCACcgctgaagacctgatgcgcTATTTActtaagtatttacacactcgaAATGGAGTGTTGCAATTCTATTAgattaagaatgtgattgtgtaaatcttattAGATCTAGGAATCtctttatattcctattagaagttgattacctattacgagttgtaatcctaaaaatGTAAGGATTTTACATATCccactattataaataaaggcacaataagGTGGGATAGAACACACCTCATAATTACacatctttctctttctctctaccaTTGCTACACCCTCTCTATAACTTCCATGattgttcaataaattatacCTACAACATTTTTAATCcctttatatttatatgttagttgaccaaaaataagaagaaaagaagcAGCCCTTAATAATACAAGTTGAATTATTCAACGAAGCACGTTACATTGTCCATATCTGGAATAGTAGATGTATAGGTTGGACTATAGCTGGCCACCTAATCTGAATCATTTGAAGTTAGCTGACAAAGGAACAGTATTGGACGTAAGTGTGAGGTCAAAAAAGtacgcaatttttttttttgtcaaaggataaaaagaaaaaaaaaaaaaaaagtacacaaTTTAAAACGAAGTCAATTTGAAAGGGATATCGTCAGTGTGAGGTCAAATAAGGATCAGaatcctctcctaatctaaggatgaggatccttaTGATCAAGGGATGTGGGCCGTTAGatgaaaattcaacggctataaacagagaggtccctttaaagttataataattataaccgttggattttcatctaaCGACCCACATCCATTAATCATGAGGATtctcatccttagattaggagatGATCCTGATCCGTCAAATAAGTACACACACTACGTAAAATCGAATAAATATTTGGCAGAAATGTTAAAAAGGGATGTCGTGAGTGGAGTATAATACTCCCTTTCTATTctcattctctttttttttcctcttacattttgttttttatctttttgtttctgtaaaaaaattaatataagatgtaaACGTTGCTTAATCATAAATGTTCAAgtcagagaggaagaaagatgagagagattAGAAGGGGAGAGAATCTTCTTCCGTTGTGAGTTTGGTCGGGAAATCTTATATCATCTTCAACCGAaagggctaaacatagccccgTCCATAATTGTAGctttgcaaaaaattatttttgaatgaACAATCTTAGACCATATTCATATACCATCACCAATCGAAGACGCTAAACATAGTCCCCTCAATAATTCATTAGTTTtaactttatattttaaatttattggttaatttaattaaattaccaTTGGATACTTTCAAATCTATCTGTTGAGtttcaattaattattataaatgaGGAGCTGGGTCCTAGAAAATGGGTTAAGATGAGGGCTACATTTGGCTAGTCTAATGCCCCTTTGGCCAAATAATAATCTGTTGGGATCCATAGCATTATAATCTAGCCATCagttggagatgagttttttgATAAGTCAGGTCATTTGTTGGTTATTAGGCCTTTAGCCCTCTCCATTGGAGATGGCTTTAGAAGTTAGAAGGAGTGTTCAGAGCACAGTCCAAAAGCTTAGATTGttgttattattttcttataattaCAAACAATAGTACTATTATAAATTAGATTAAGTGAAAAGGTAATGGTTTGAATCAAAATACAATGAGATGAAAAAGTTGCTATTAAACTTAGTTTATGATTTTTGCTTAAGATTAGATTCAAGTGGATAATTCACCATATTCAACATATTTCAAGTCACATGAGCATGTACATCAAACATCGTCCTTGCAAATTGAGAACCTGTATTTAGCATGTATTGTTTGACTAGAAGTCTGCCCTATGTTTGAAGTTGATAACTTGCTAATATGGACTAAATTGGGGTCAAGTAAATTGACTTGGAATTCATATTTAATTAGCTCAAAATCCTAACATCCCTTCATTGCATGCAACGTAATGATCCCAATCTACATGGATGCGTTGTGTTCTTCTTTTTTGCCCACAATTTCCACTTATAAAAATCTCAATAATCCGAACACAAGAAAACTGCAACCTCCAAAGAGAACTAGTCCTTCTCCATCCTTACCCGTACTAGCAGCTATAGCAACAAATGTTGATGATGATATTGCTCCAAAGAAACGATGTGCGATGATCTTGAAATCTCTGGATGACTTCATAAACAACTCCATAGAGCCTCCACTTCTCCGACCTTCAATCGACCGGAGGCTCGTAGTCTCCGACAACTTTGCTCCGGTCACCCAAGAGCTTCCCCCAACCGAGTGCGAGCTGATACATGGCTCTCTGCCACCATGCCTTGACGGTGCCTACATCCGCAACGGCCCTAACCCCCAATTCCTTCCCCAAGGGCGGCCTTACCACCTTTTCGATGGCGACGGCATGCTTCACTCCATCATGATCTCCCAAGGCCGAGCAACACTTTGCAGCCGCTACGTCGAGACCTATAAATACACCGTGGAGCGCAAAGCCGGATATCCTCTCTTTCCCAGCATCTTCTCTTGCTTCAACGGCCTCCTTGCCTCTACCATGCGCGCGGCTCTCCTGGCTACTCGAATCATTGTTGGTCAGCTAAATCCTGCTAACGGCTTTGGTGTCGCAAACACCAGTTTAGCTCTCTTTGGCAACCGTCTCTATGCGCTTTGCGAGTCTGACCTTCCTTACGACATGCGCTTGACATCAAACGGAGATATACAAACTCTGGGGCGGCATGATTTCGACCAGAAGCTCTCCACGAGCATGACAGCTCATCCAAAGACAGACCCCGAAACAGGAGAAACCTTTGCTTTCCGCTACAGCCCCGTGTTTCCATACCTCACCTATTTTCACTTCGATGCAGACGGAACAAAGCACCCCGACGTGCCCATATTCTCTATGCGCCATCGATCTATCCTCCACGACTTTGCAATCACCAAGAAATATGCCATATTTGTTGACATACAAATGACAGTGAATCCCATTAAAATGATCACTACGGGAGGAACTCCAGTCATATTTGATCCCTCCAAAGTGCCTAAGATCGGAGTACTTCCCAGGTACGCAGTTGACGAGTCTGAGATAAAGTGGTTTGATGTTCCGGGGTTCAACATCTTGCACACCATTAATGCATGGGACGATGTTCAAGAAGATGATAGCATTGTTCTGGTTGCACCAAATGTATTGTCCGTACAATACGTTTTTGAGAGATGGGACCTGTTGCGTGCATCGGTAGAGAAAGTGAGGATCAATCTTAAGACAGGGATTGTGACAAGGGAACCCATCTCCATAAGGAATCTAGAATTCGGGGTGATCAATCGGGCTTACGTGGGGAAAAAGAACAAGTTTGTGTATGGATCTGTCTCTGAAGAATCAATGCACCCTGATGATTCAATACCGAAGTGTGCAGGGTTGGTGAAGCTGGATCTAGATGTGTCGTCCAACGGGGATGAACCCACGTTGGCCTGCAGGATGTACGGACCAAATTGCTACGGCGGTGAGCCTTTCTTTGTTGCTAGAGAGCCGGAGAATCCAAACGCGGAGGAGGATGATGGGTACGTGGTGTCATTTGTGCATGATGAGAAGACAGGAGAATCTAAGTTCTTAGTGATGGATGCGAAGTCCCCGCAGCTTGATATAGTGGCGGCTCTGAAGCTGCCCCGCCGGGTTCCTTACGGCTTCCATGGCCTCTTCGTGAAGGAAAGCGACCTtcaaaagttgaaagaaaattAGCCAAAAAGATCAATTTTTCTTGTCACAAATGTTTATGCGGTCGATATCTATGTTGCAAATATTGAAGTATAATCTGTTAAACTAAAATTATTCGGTCCCATTTCGAACTTACTACTAGTGTGTATAAGTAT
Coding sequences:
- the LOC137713749 gene encoding probable carotenoid cleavage dioxygenase 4, chloroplastic, yielding MIPIYMDALCSSFLPTISTYKNLNNPNTRKLQPPKRTSPSPSLPVLAAIATNVDDDIAPKKRCAMILKSLDDFINNSIEPPLLRPSIDRRLVVSDNFAPVTQELPPTECELIHGSLPPCLDGAYIRNGPNPQFLPQGRPYHLFDGDGMLHSIMISQGRATLCSRYVETYKYTVERKAGYPLFPSIFSCFNGLLASTMRAALLATRIIVGQLNPANGFGVANTSLALFGNRLYALCESDLPYDMRLTSNGDIQTLGRHDFDQKLSTSMTAHPKTDPETGETFAFRYSPVFPYLTYFHFDADGTKHPDVPIFSMRHRSILHDFAITKKYAIFVDIQMTVNPIKMITTGGTPVIFDPSKVPKIGVLPRYAVDESEIKWFDVPGFNILHTINAWDDVQEDDSIVLVAPNVLSVQYVFERWDLLRASVEKVRINLKTGIVTREPISIRNLEFGVINRAYVGKKNKFVYGSVSEESMHPDDSIPKCAGLVKLDLDVSSNGDEPTLACRMYGPNCYGGEPFFVAREPENPNAEEDDGYVVSFVHDEKTGESKFLVMDAKSPQLDIVAALKLPRRVPYGFHGLFVKESDLQKLKEN